Proteins encoded within one genomic window of Patescibacteria group bacterium:
- the typA gene encoding translational GTPase TypA, with protein sequence MKIRNVAIIAHVDHGKTTLVDFLLKQSHTFRDNEAWMTQDLIMDSSDQERERGITILAKNTAVFYKDTKINIIDTPGHADFGGEVERTLNMADGALLIIDAQEGPMAQTKFVLKKALDLGLKVIVVINKIDKPNARIETVIRRTQDLFLDLATDEAHLDFPVFYAISREGKSWKELPANVNESADLTPIFEAILDYVPEPEVSDGTFQMLVTALDADSYQGTYAIGRIVRGTAKPGLNVTVISPTGNLTNARIEKVYVNRGLKRVEVDMAEAGEIVAMTGLKGVRIGETVADSTNPEALPTIAIEEPTLKMSFGANTSPFAGREGKFVTSRQILDRIKKELETNVSMRLEENNGEFIISGRGELHLSVFIETLRREGFELQVGKPQIITKMVDDVECEPLEELTIDVASEHAGAVTSEVSRRRGIMQYQEVQQDGTTRLCFHITTRGMLGLRNQLLTISRGTAALSSLFLHFEPMGAAIPKMRLGALMASQSGKAVAYGLANAQERGITFIPPQTEVYEGMIVGLHTREQDIEINVCKEKQLTNIRSSNSDISVQLTPPTNLSLEQSIDFLEDDELLEVTPKSLRLRKKLLHALDRSRARK encoded by the coding sequence ATGAAAATACGCAACGTTGCCATTATTGCTCACGTTGACCACGGTAAAACTACCTTGGTTGATTTTTTGTTAAAGCAATCTCACACTTTTCGTGATAACGAAGCCTGGATGACCCAAGATTTAATCATGGACTCGTCTGATCAAGAACGCGAGCGTGGCATTACCATTTTAGCCAAAAACACCGCCGTTTTTTACAAAGACACCAAAATTAACATCATTGATACTCCCGGACACGCCGATTTTGGCGGTGAGGTAGAACGTACTCTAAATATGGCTGATGGTGCTTTGCTCATCATCGATGCACAAGAAGGCCCGATGGCGCAAACCAAATTTGTACTTAAAAAAGCGCTAGATCTAGGTTTGAAAGTAATTGTAGTCATCAACAAAATTGATAAACCAAACGCCAGAATCGAAACCGTTATTCGCCGTACTCAAGATTTATTTTTGGATTTAGCCACCGACGAAGCTCATTTGGATTTTCCGGTGTTTTACGCTATCAGCCGCGAGGGCAAATCGTGGAAAGAATTACCCGCAAATGTAAATGAATCAGCCGATCTAACCCCGATTTTTGAGGCAATATTAGACTATGTACCGGAGCCAGAAGTGTCTGACGGTACTTTTCAAATGCTGGTAACCGCTTTAGACGCGGACTCGTATCAAGGCACCTACGCCATTGGCCGCATTGTTCGTGGCACCGCCAAACCCGGGTTGAATGTAACTGTGATCTCCCCTACTGGCAATCTAACCAATGCCAGAATTGAAAAAGTTTACGTTAATCGCGGGCTTAAACGAGTAGAAGTTGATATGGCGGAAGCGGGTGAAATTGTGGCAATGACCGGCTTAAAAGGGGTGCGCATTGGCGAAACCGTGGCAGACTCTACAAATCCAGAGGCATTACCAACCATCGCTATTGAAGAGCCAACCTTAAAGATGTCGTTTGGCGCCAATACTTCCCCGTTTGCCGGGCGCGAAGGCAAATTTGTCACCAGCCGCCAAATTTTAGATCGCATCAAAAAAGAGCTGGAAACCAACGTTTCAATGCGATTAGAGGAAAATAACGGCGAATTTATCATCTCGGGGCGGGGTGAGCTGCATTTATCCGTATTTATTGAAACTTTGCGCCGCGAAGGCTTTGAGCTACAAGTTGGCAAACCGCAAATCATTACTAAAATGGTAGATGATGTTGAATGTGAGCCGCTTGAAGAGTTGACTATTGATGTAGCAAGCGAACACGCCGGCGCCGTTACCAGCGAAGTCAGCCGCAGACGCGGCATCATGCAGTATCAAGAAGTTCAGCAAGACGGCACAACCCGATTGTGTTTTCACATTACCACCAGAGGAATGCTGGGACTTAGAAATCAATTATTAACTATTTCACGCGGCACCGCGGCGTTAAGTTCGTTGTTTTTGCACTTTGAGCCAATGGGCGCCGCTATTCCGAAAATGCGTTTGGGCGCGTTGATGGCCTCGCAAAGCGGCAAAGCGGTAGCGTACGGCTTGGCCAACGCGCAAGAGCGTGGCATCACCTTTATTCCGCCACAAACCGAAGTTTATGAGGGAATGATTGTGGGATTACACACGCGCGAGCAAGATATTGAAATTAACGTGTGTAAAGAAAAACAGTTAACTAACATTAGATCGTCTAACTCGGATATTTCGGTGCAGCTAACTCCGCCAACCAATTTGTCGCTAGAGCAATCAATCGACTTTCTAGAGGATGATGAGTTGCTAGAGGTAACTCCGAAGTCTTTGCGCCTACGCAAAAAACTACTCCACGCCCTAGACCGCTCCCGCGCTAGAAAATAA
- a CDS encoding transglutaminase-like domain-containing protein: MRKIFSIKLYPAVGQFVKYVIANIIFIALFLIFFATLRESFSLFSQERELIAVFIALIAAIDVCFLFVRKRVFNTAGSAPRHLVLKFFIIYIVGLVIYGLTFLILTSAIYLHLPRYIGFSAAFTLATLWGFFTNKHWAFRYREATSPAPTTRSKRVFHILKLATFVIILLCGLGYGANEGYLGIYPPFPNHPKTTTLNCKYSGKDLKVDVVTHQNVNHYYTQHNYLLNTSYFAKNQFAKFIYQNDKDNTVDKLVSDIVAVGKANNLNDDQTLELATCFVQNIPYDDAKAEIVLNVTGNTADTEQYPYVTLSKNKGICTDKTYLGSIILNKLGYGTGIFSFNDDNHMALGISAPSGYTDFNTKYTYAEMTNPAFIPGDIPESINDNNGVPVLDITEVKPISASENPDTISVERKKALTAPRFVVDINSGKSYERIVQIKTLKQDIEKMYNQLADEKILLQKKYDNIMSLEKSQDQFYKNYLADPTEQKYNAYSEKYNQYKSTIDSYNGAIADYNKLLEKYNAAVKQYEGFYFNTLPE, from the coding sequence ATGCGGAAGATTTTCAGCATCAAATTATATCCTGCTGTGGGGCAGTTTGTTAAATATGTCATTGCCAATATAATATTCATTGCGCTTTTTTTGATATTTTTTGCCACGCTTAGAGAAAGTTTCAGCCTGTTTAGTCAAGAAAGAGAGCTGATTGCGGTATTTATTGCTTTAATTGCCGCCATTGACGTGTGTTTTTTATTTGTCAGAAAACGTGTTTTTAATACCGCCGGGTCTGCGCCACGCCATTTGGTATTAAAGTTTTTTATAATTTATATTGTTGGCTTAGTAATATACGGACTAACTTTTCTGATTCTTACCAGTGCAATTTACTTACATTTGCCCCGCTACATCGGGTTTTCGGCCGCATTTACTTTGGCCACGTTGTGGGGATTTTTTACTAATAAGCATTGGGCATTTAGATATCGCGAAGCAACATCACCTGCGCCTACTACCCGCTCCAAGCGTGTATTTCATATTCTAAAGCTGGCCACATTCGTCATCATTTTGCTATGCGGGCTGGGTTATGGCGCAAACGAAGGTTATTTGGGAATTTATCCCCCATTTCCCAATCACCCCAAAACCACCACTTTGAATTGCAAATATTCGGGCAAAGATTTGAAGGTAGATGTAGTAACGCACCAAAACGTGAATCACTACTACACTCAGCACAATTATTTGCTTAATACCTCATATTTTGCCAAAAACCAGTTTGCCAAATTTATTTATCAAAACGACAAAGATAATACCGTTGATAAGCTGGTTAGCGATATTGTGGCCGTGGGCAAAGCCAACAATTTGAATGATGATCAGACGCTAGAGCTTGCCACCTGTTTTGTGCAGAATATCCCGTACGATGATGCAAAGGCAGAAATAGTTTTGAACGTAACCGGCAACACCGCCGACACCGAGCAATATCCTTACGTAACTTTATCTAAAAATAAGGGAATTTGTACCGATAAAACGTATTTGGGCAGCATAATACTGAATAAATTGGGCTACGGCACCGGCATTTTCTCGTTTAATGATGATAATCATATGGCGCTAGGAATTAGCGCTCCTAGTGGATATACCGATTTTAACACAAAGTATACTTATGCAGAGATGACGAATCCGGCTTTTATTCCAGGCGATATTCCGGAAAGCATAAATGATAATAATGGTGTGCCGGTTTTAGACATTACTGAGGTAAAACCAATTTCGGCTAGCGAAAATCCGGATACCATTTCGGTGGAACGTAAGAAAGCATTAACAGCGCCGCGATTTGTGGTAGATATTAATAGCGGTAAATCTTATGAACGCATTGTGCAGATAAAAACGCTTAAACAAGACATTGAAAAAATGTATAACCAACTAGCGGATGAGAAAATTTTGTTACAGAAAAAGTATGATAATATTATGTCTTTGGAGAAATCTCAAGATCAATTCTATAAAAACTATCTGGCAGACCCTACAGAGCAAAAATATAACGCGTATTCGGAAAAATATAATCAATACAAAAGCACCATAGACTCATACAACGGCGCCATTGCAGATTATAATAAGTTGTTAGAAAAATATAACGCCGCCGTTAAACAGTACGAAGGTTTTTACTTTAACACCTTGCCGGAATAA
- a CDS encoding RHS repeat-associated core domain-containing protein: MASIKKGFIYLLMVMFTIPNLPASAFAATPAAQPTPAPVSDTQFTLPPKPPITVPQEITDKRGEYSKTFQQPDGTMQAVVYSTPINYSATENGKTVWKEIDNNLLPTDNGYKNGANSFILSLPNQLSDKPVSISSNGNEVSFALEATAPAPNALNLSNLQLSTLFTPSTAVKNNQITYGNVTPGINVTYYAIPEGVKEEITLNQKPTQTSFVYHLQTTGVTAQKGDDGSISFLDKDQKTAFYIPKMTMWDARGGKDSEANEYSDAISVALEPETGGYVLTMTPDAQWLSDTARVYPVVIDPTVVVDLHYGEDSYVEQYYPNTSTWDQANLYVGNHQEGTYRKGLTRTLIPFSIPDLTDANIINATFTVRQKACVQICSVSGVTANLVPWFNSKTVNWNNQPLGIGEVGYQYGDSGPNYAMNVTNALKYWFESHNQNGSWIGALAFKSDWENPSGYRIWVAENDPTTPLEYEPRLTIDYRDYYAEYSTNNLGSQLIDTSGAIDVVAQNTGRNTWLKSDTHLSYHIYNSAGQLVTWDGVRTLLPRDIAPHGDGVVLNATVKIPSIPGNYTVKWDMVQEGVTWFSEQGVPTKDVSLTAIDYPAYGATYNLNNPPTSATANSTISLPMSVTNMSNQNWPIGQFQLGYHWVDSAGQTYIFNGTPQNFQSDVAKYGATGNILLNVPAPLNAGNYTLQLDMYQVNNKTWFSTQNVATKNIAIAITNPALSSSIHLGDEKYYTKAGPIDLATGNVAYSSTDMTVPSNTGLLAVGRSYNSTLANTPTVPDANGYIRSWLVNGPYRESNQAGRLSKAFIANEATAQPTVGSVSSSNLWFKTSSATPALDISAALASAGSVESGYNSNATVYAYTNVYVLNAKTYRLKIGSADGVKVWVNGNMVWLKDVLRGITLDSDSVDVPLLAGWNKVMFKVAHASSAWALSARFLNTDNTQITGLLLDTDNQLPLTTTATMGQGWRASFDEYLNFADPDNVMYQDGTGAVDIFSRNANGTYKRPTGLSIDLVKNADNTYAIISKSGLKTYFSSTGLLQKRVDLSGNTISYNRDTNGNVTKIVDGGRFITLTYTGKRLETVTNQLGQKITYSYNTTVTPFKLTSVIDPLGGLYAYQYTPAGKMTRYVDKNGSSTYIYYDIQNRVSEVKDALGNSSKLSYNNRSVDITDALGRKSNATFDQNNLLINFTNPKGYRQIYGNDGNYNVTTITPDLPENEYYYFNYTNTYDANDNLLTSKDPMDATTTNVYAGYDLVKTTDPKGNVTTATYSVDGRRLLLSTTDAKGNVDSATYDAKGHKVTVTDSKGAITKFTYTADGDVLTTVSPKLETSTFTYDTVGRKLTEKSAMGNTLTYAYDNLGRLTSIKDPAGITNRYEYDKNSNKLKDIDPKGNVTTYTYDKLNRQIKLTDAVGAITSTTFDAVGNVVKTTDAKGKMTINTYDELNQLTKTTDATGVPETAVYDRNGNITSATDQSGSTTTATTDKNGNATQITDKDGTTSVSYDKNDNVVQTTSTVKSENDTITYDKNDNVTAVQSNITGNNTLTYDKNDNVVTSAVSTATVATVYDANQEVSQVSTTLAQTGQVLTNILTKDAEGKLTAVKKPNGDTTSYTYDTSGRVKQVVNKYKAGAIQQQISYTYDANSNITTAIDSLTGTRTYAYDARDQLTGENGTTYSYDLMGNRTKKTTAAETITYAYDELGDANRLIKETSTVNGTKTYEYDKNGNVTKVTDSKNGITQYFYDADDYFIKAITPDNTTVEYTYNELTKQRATRTETSPTGVVSTTKFVYDGDKLVSETDAAGKMLRTYTWDEDENLSSVTIPDTNNNPQTYYYLKNGHSDITGLTDASGNRLVSYSYDAWGNVTVSTMGGPTPDSRAVPQPPAPQNNLDKLNPRLYAGYWYDSTIKLYYMKARMYDPSLGRFTSQDPVVADNTALGSNPYIYCNNSPLTHTDPSGKIIFLAPLIIYSPLILASLFYIANSPVMQCLIANDVSTVFDPNTTKTDKIIAGVGLVGDLTPVGGGSTTKTAANIAKTSTAVNTAKNVIKTESHHIIPKYLGGAAKAVRAIIPKEYHQQITNAFRAEVAYGKAAEYYRLLKQNDYSQWEKEVGEVIKKVYDKLPIDNFLKEIK; encoded by the coding sequence ATGGCGTCAATTAAAAAGGGTTTTATCTACCTACTGATGGTGATGTTTACCATCCCCAATCTGCCCGCGTCTGCATTTGCCGCCACTCCGGCCGCACAACCAACCCCCGCGCCGGTATCTGACACTCAATTTACTTTACCCCCCAAACCGCCCATCACCGTACCGCAAGAAATTACTGATAAACGCGGCGAATATTCCAAGACTTTCCAACAACCGGATGGCACAATGCAAGCGGTAGTTTATTCCACTCCAATAAACTACTCGGCAACCGAAAATGGCAAAACCGTATGGAAAGAAATTGATAATAATTTATTACCCACCGACAACGGATATAAAAACGGCGCCAACTCATTCATCCTATCTTTGCCTAACCAACTATCAGACAAACCGGTCTCTATTTCTAGCAACGGCAACGAGGTTAGCTTTGCGCTAGAAGCCACAGCACCGGCACCAAATGCCTTGAATCTATCTAATCTTCAACTTTCCACCCTGTTTACCCCCAGCACGGCAGTTAAAAATAACCAAATTACCTACGGCAATGTTACACCGGGTATAAATGTAACTTATTACGCTATCCCGGAAGGCGTTAAAGAAGAAATTACCCTAAATCAAAAACCCACTCAAACCAGCTTTGTTTATCACTTGCAAACCACCGGTGTTACCGCCCAAAAAGGCGATGACGGGTCAATTAGCTTTTTGGACAAAGACCAAAAAACAGCATTTTATATTCCCAAAATGACAATGTGGGACGCGCGGGGTGGCAAAGATTCCGAAGCAAATGAATATAGCGATGCCATAAGTGTGGCGCTGGAACCGGAAACTGGTGGTTATGTTTTGACCATGACCCCAGATGCGCAGTGGCTTTCAGACACCGCTCGAGTTTATCCGGTAGTAATTGACCCTACCGTGGTGGTAGATTTGCATTACGGTGAGGATAGCTACGTTGAACAGTATTATCCAAATACCAGCACTTGGGATCAAGCCAATTTGTATGTGGGAAATCACCAAGAAGGGACATACCGCAAAGGGCTAACACGCACCCTAATTCCGTTTAGTATCCCAGATCTAACCGACGCAAATATTATCAACGCCACTTTTACTGTCCGCCAAAAAGCCTGTGTACAGATATGCTCCGTCTCTGGAGTAACAGCCAATCTCGTGCCTTGGTTTAATTCAAAGACTGTCAACTGGAATAATCAGCCACTAGGAATAGGAGAAGTTGGGTATCAATATGGCGATAGCGGTCCAAATTATGCAATGAATGTGACGAACGCCTTAAAATATTGGTTTGAATCGCATAACCAAAATGGATCATGGATCGGAGCACTGGCATTTAAATCTGACTGGGAAAATCCTAGTGGTTACCGAATATGGGTGGCTGAAAACGACCCCACCACTCCGCTAGAATATGAACCACGGCTAACAATAGATTATCGTGATTATTATGCTGAATATTCTACAAATAATTTAGGGTCTCAATTAATTGATACAAGTGGTGCAATTGACGTGGTCGCGCAAAACACCGGACGAAATACATGGTTAAAATCTGACACACATTTAAGTTATCACATTTATAATTCTGCGGGGCAATTAGTAACATGGGATGGCGTGCGGACGCTGTTGCCAAGAGATATTGCCCCTCATGGTGATGGAGTAGTTCTTAATGCAACTGTAAAAATTCCAAGTATACCCGGAAATTACACAGTTAAATGGGACATGGTACAAGAAGGTGTAACGTGGTTTTCCGAACAGGGTGTACCCACCAAAGACGTTAGCTTAACCGCCATTGACTACCCCGCGTACGGTGCCACATACAACCTAAATAACCCGCCAACTAGCGCCACTGCGAATAGTACCATTTCTTTGCCAATGTCAGTTACGAATATGAGTAACCAAAATTGGCCAATTGGACAGTTTCAACTCGGATATCACTGGGTTGATTCTGCCGGGCAAACTTATATTTTCAATGGCACCCCACAAAATTTCCAGTCTGATGTGGCAAAATACGGTGCTACTGGAAACATATTATTAAATGTTCCAGCTCCACTAAACGCCGGCAACTACACTTTGCAGCTAGATATGTATCAGGTAAACAACAAAACTTGGTTTTCAACTCAAAACGTGGCTACTAAAAACATTGCAATAGCTATTACCAACCCCGCGCTTTCTAGCTCTATTCATTTAGGTGATGAAAAATATTACACCAAAGCCGGGCCAATAGACTTGGCAACAGGAAACGTAGCTTATTCCAGTACAGATATGACTGTGCCATCTAACACCGGCTTGCTGGCAGTTGGGCGGTCATATAACTCTACCTTAGCCAACACCCCAACTGTTCCAGATGCAAATGGTTATATTCGCAGTTGGCTAGTTAACGGCCCATACCGCGAAAGCAATCAGGCCGGCAGGCTATCAAAGGCATTTATTGCTAATGAAGCCACAGCACAACCAACGGTTGGCTCGGTTTCATCTAGCAACTTGTGGTTCAAAACCTCATCGGCAACGCCGGCATTAGATATTAGCGCCGCGTTAGCTAGCGCTGGCTCAGTTGAATCCGGTTACAACAGTAACGCCACTGTTTACGCGTATACTAATGTTTATGTTCTTAACGCCAAAACGTATCGCTTAAAAATTGGCTCGGCAGATGGCGTAAAGGTGTGGGTTAACGGCAACATGGTTTGGCTTAAAGATGTTCTGCGCGGCATTACCCTAGATAGCGACTCGGTTGATGTGCCGCTTTTAGCTGGTTGGAATAAAGTAATGTTTAAAGTAGCACATGCTTCATCTGCTTGGGCGCTTTCGGCTAGATTTTTGAATACCGACAACACACAAATTACCGGCTTATTGCTAGATACCGATAATCAACTTCCACTTACAACCACCGCTACCATGGGACAAGGATGGCGTGCCAGTTTTGATGAGTATCTAAACTTTGCTGACCCGGATAATGTAATGTACCAAGACGGCACCGGCGCGGTAGATATTTTTTCTAGGAACGCAAATGGAACGTACAAACGCCCAACCGGTCTTTCCATAGACTTAGTTAAAAACGCAGACAACACTTACGCCATTATTTCTAAATCCGGGTTAAAAACCTACTTTTCTAGCACTGGGCTGTTGCAAAAACGAGTTGATCTTTCCGGCAATACCATATCCTATAACAGAGACACAAATGGGAATGTCACCAAAATTGTGGATGGCGGGCGCTTTATAACACTTACCTACACCGGCAAACGGCTAGAAACTGTTACCAACCAACTTGGTCAAAAAATTACATATTCTTATAACACCACCGTAACGCCGTTTAAATTAACAAGTGTTATAGACCCGCTGGGTGGATTATATGCCTATCAGTACACACCAGCAGGAAAAATGACCAGGTATGTGGATAAAAACGGCAGCTCTACTTACATTTATTACGATATTCAAAACCGCGTTTCAGAGGTTAAAGACGCACTGGGCAACAGCAGCAAACTGTCATACAATAATCGGTCGGTTGATATAACAGACGCTTTGGGGCGAAAATCTAACGCCACTTTTGACCAGAACAATTTGTTAATTAACTTTACCAACCCCAAAGGCTATCGCCAAATTTACGGTAATGATGGAAATTATAACGTTACCACTATTACCCCAGACCTCCCAGAAAACGAATATTACTACTTTAATTACACCAACACCTACGACGCAAATGATAACTTATTGACTTCCAAAGACCCAATGGACGCCACCACCACCAATGTTTATGCGGGCTACGACTTAGTTAAAACTACCGATCCAAAAGGTAATGTTACCACCGCCACCTATTCGGTCGACGGCCGCCGGTTGTTGTTATCTACAACAGACGCCAAGGGAAATGTAGATTCAGCTACTTATGATGCCAAGGGGCACAAAGTTACCGTTACCGATTCTAAAGGAGCCATAACCAAATTTACATACACCGCAGATGGCGATGTGTTAACCACCGTGTCGCCAAAGTTAGAGACATCTACCTTTACGTACGATACCGTTGGCCGCAAACTAACCGAGAAATCGGCCATGGGAAACACGCTTACTTATGCTTATGACAATTTGGGGCGCCTAACCAGCATTAAAGACCCGGCTGGCATTACAAACCGATACGAATATGATAAAAACAGCAACAAACTAAAAGATATTGACCCCAAAGGAAACGTCACTACTTACACTTATGATAAATTAAACCGGCAGATCAAACTTACCGATGCGGTGGGAGCAATAACTTCCACCACCTTTGATGCTGTTGGCAATGTAGTTAAAACTACGGATGCCAAAGGCAAAATGACCATTAATACCTACGACGAGCTAAACCAGCTAACCAAAACAACTGATGCCACCGGCGTTCCCGAAACAGCAGTGTACGATAGAAATGGCAATATTACGTCTGCCACAGATCAATCCGGTAGCACCACCACCGCCACAACTGACAAAAATGGTAATGCAACCCAAATTACCGACAAAGATGGCACCACAAGCGTATCGTACGATAAAAACGACAATGTAGTTCAGACCACATCTACCGTAAAATCTGAAAACGACACCATTACCTATGATAAAAATGATAATGTTACCGCAGTTCAATCTAACATTACCGGCAACAATACCCTAACCTACGACAAAAACGATAACGTGGTTACTAGCGCCGTTTCTACCGCCACTGTAGCCACCGTATACGATGCCAACCAAGAAGTTAGCCAAGTTTCAACCACCCTGGCTCAAACCGGCCAAGTGCTAACCAACATTTTGACCAAAGACGCCGAAGGCAAATTAACAGCGGTTAAAAAACCAAATGGTGATACCACTTCCTACACCTACGACACCTCCGGTAGAGTTAAACAGGTAGTTAACAAATATAAAGCCGGCGCCATACAACAACAGATTTCATATACGTACGATGCTAATTCAAATATTACCACCGCTATAGATTCGCTAACCGGCACACGTACCTACGCATACGATGCACGTGACCAGTTAACCGGTGAAAACGGTACCACTTATTCATACGATTTAATGGGCAACCGCACCAAGAAAACTACGGCGGCCGAAACCATTACCTACGCCTATGATGAACTGGGTGATGCAAACCGCCTTATCAAAGAAACCAGCACCGTTAACGGAACAAAAACGTACGAATATGATAAAAACGGCAATGTTACAAAAGTAACCGATAGTAAAAACGGCATTACCCAGTATTTCTATGATGCCGATGACTACTTTATTAAAGCAATAACACCAGACAACACTACGGTAGAATACACCTACAACGAATTAACCAAACAGCGAGCCACCCGCACCGAAACATCACCCACCGGCGTTGTTTCTACTACCAAGTTTGTCTATGACGGAGACAAGCTGGTTTCTGAAACAGACGCGGCAGGAAAAATGCTGCGCACTTACACTTGGGACGAAGATGAAAACTTATCGTCCGTAACCATTCCAGACACAAACAACAATCCGCAGACCTATTATTACCTTAAAAACGGCCATTCAGACATTACTGGGCTTACAGATGCATCTGGCAACCGTTTAGTTTCATACTCTTACGATGCATGGGGCAATGTAACAGTTTCAACTATGGGTGGGCCGACACCAGATTCCCGAGCCGTACCTCAGCCACCAGCTCCACAAAATAATCTGGATAAATTAAACCCTCGTCTATATGCCGGGTATTGGTATGACAGCACGATTAAGCTATACTATATGAAAGCTAGGATGTACGATCCAAGTTTAGGACGTTTCACCAGCCAAGACCCTGTTGTTGCAGATAATACCGCACTAGGATCAAATCCATATATCTATTGTAATAATAGCCCATTAACACACACAGATCCCAGCGGTAAAATTATTTTCTTGGCTCCTTTAATAATCTACTCGCCTTTGATTCTAGCTTCACTATTTTACATTGCCAATAGCCCAGTGATGCAATGTTTAATTGCAAACGACGTGAGTACAGTATTCGACCCAAATACAACTAAAACGGACAAAATAATTGCGGGTGTCGGACTTGTTGGGGATTTGACACCTGTAGGTGGTGGCTCTACTACAAAAACTGCAGCAAACATTGCAAAAACAAGCACCGCAGTCAACACCGCAAAAAATGTTATTAAAACTGAATCGCATCATATTATCCCAAAATATCTCGGTGGTGCTGCCAAAGCAGTGCGGGCAATAATTCCCAAAGAATATCACCAACAAATCACCAATGCATTTAGAGCTGAGGTGGCATACGGTAAAGCTGCGGAATATTATCGGCTGCTAAAGCAGAATGACTACTCCCAGTGGGAAAAGGAAGTGGGAGAAGTAATAAAGAAAGTTTATGATAAATTACCGATTGACAATTTTCTAAAAGAAATTAAATAA